In a single window of the Rhodococcus qingshengii JCM 15477 genome:
- a CDS encoding zinc-binding alcohol dehydrogenase family protein, with product MLGWRVLEPTSIHAHPMTFGRIPRPTILPDELLVRVVACGVCRTDLHVSEGDLPIHKSGVVPGHEVVGLVEEVGASVSGFAFGDRVGVPWLHSTCGSCRFCVRGAENLCPNSTYTGWDVDGGYAEYISVAAAFALALPSGYSDVELAPLLCAGIIGFRALERTDLPEGGRLGIYGFGGSGHLAAQIAMARGCEVHVMTRSPSARTLALELGVASVQGSHDRPPVPLDASILFAPVGDLVPVALESLDRGGVLSIAGIHLSNIPPMNYQRHLFYERQVRSVTANTRVDAVEFLDFAGHHHLDVRVQRYPLADADRALMDLADDRVTGAAVLVY from the coding sequence ATGCTGGGTTGGCGCGTCCTTGAACCCACGTCGATCCATGCGCACCCTATGACGTTCGGGCGCATTCCGCGGCCCACGATTCTGCCTGACGAGCTTCTCGTCAGAGTCGTCGCGTGCGGGGTCTGCCGGACCGATCTTCACGTCAGTGAAGGGGACCTCCCCATCCACAAATCCGGTGTGGTCCCCGGTCACGAGGTCGTCGGGTTGGTCGAGGAAGTGGGAGCTTCTGTATCCGGATTCGCATTCGGTGATCGAGTCGGGGTGCCATGGCTGCACTCCACATGTGGCAGCTGCCGTTTCTGTGTGCGGGGGGCCGAAAATCTGTGCCCGAATTCCACGTACACGGGCTGGGACGTCGACGGCGGATACGCCGAATACATTTCCGTTGCTGCAGCATTCGCGCTTGCGTTGCCTTCGGGCTACAGCGACGTCGAGTTGGCGCCGTTGTTATGTGCTGGCATCATCGGCTTCCGCGCTCTCGAACGCACCGATCTGCCCGAAGGTGGGCGTCTGGGTATCTACGGTTTCGGAGGTAGCGGGCATCTGGCGGCGCAGATCGCGATGGCACGAGGATGCGAAGTGCACGTGATGACGCGCAGTCCTTCGGCGCGCACACTCGCACTCGAGTTGGGCGTGGCCTCCGTTCAAGGCTCGCACGATCGACCGCCCGTGCCGCTCGATGCGTCGATTCTGTTCGCCCCTGTCGGCGACCTGGTTCCTGTTGCGCTCGAGTCCTTGGATCGAGGGGGTGTTCTGTCGATCGCCGGTATTCACCTGTCGAACATCCCGCCGATGAACTATCAGCGGCACCTCTTCTACGAACGTCAAGTGCGCTCGGTGACAGCCAACACCCGCGTCGATGCCGTCGAGTTCCTTGATTTTGCGGGCCACCATCATCTGGATGTCAGGGTGCAGCGGTATCCGCTCGCCGACGCGGATCGCGCGCTCATGGACCTGGCTGACGATCGTGTCACCGGTGCTGCGGTGCTGGTGTACTGA
- a CDS encoding DUF4342 domain-containing protein has protein sequence MQEQGNSVNGSMGAAPPTNSFQVQGAEVTDAVKKLLHDGNVRRIVVKNDHDHTIFEIPVTVGVVVAIAAPVLVAVAAVAAVVKDCRIEVHRETEEIPVS, from the coding sequence ATGCAGGAACAGGGAAATTCAGTAAACGGATCCATGGGCGCCGCTCCTCCTACGAACAGCTTCCAGGTTCAGGGAGCTGAGGTCACTGATGCGGTGAAAAAGCTGCTACATGATGGCAACGTCCGAAGAATTGTGGTGAAAAACGACCATGACCACACTATTTTCGAGATTCCGGTCACGGTTGGCGTCGTGGTCGCCATAGCGGCACCTGTTCTGGTCGCAGTTGCTGCCGTCGCCGCTGTGGTGAAGGACTGTCGAATCGAGGTTCATCGCGAGACCGAAGAGATACCGGTCTCCTGA
- a CDS encoding ABC transporter ATP-binding protein, translating to MSHTIEVRELSKSYGDKLVIDNLSFEVESGSVTGFLGPNGSGKSTTMRLIVGLDYPSHGHAHINGLNYTQLRQPLREVGTLLDSEAVHPGRSAYNHLLYLAQTQSISRHRIDEVLDLVGLRDVEGERAGSFSLGMRKRLGIAAALLGDPTTFIMDEPINGLDPDGIFWMRSMMRHLASEGRTVFVSSHLMGEMAQTADNLVVIDHGKLIAQCTTKELVARSSHTSVLVRSSDSPALVERIASAGGHTGARDDGALTVRDISAQRVGELANQHHIAIYELTPEVATLEEAFMNLTHPAMTPHERSLMPLATESAAR from the coding sequence ATGAGCCACACGATCGAAGTTCGAGAGCTCAGCAAGAGCTACGGCGACAAGCTTGTGATCGACAACCTGTCTTTCGAAGTCGAATCCGGTTCAGTGACAGGGTTTCTCGGACCGAACGGGTCAGGCAAGTCCACCACGATGCGATTGATCGTCGGGCTCGACTACCCAAGTCATGGACACGCCCACATCAACGGCCTGAACTACACCCAGCTCCGTCAGCCCTTGCGTGAAGTCGGCACACTCTTGGATTCCGAGGCTGTTCACCCAGGTCGATCGGCGTACAACCATCTGCTCTATCTCGCTCAAACACAGTCTATTTCGAGGCACCGTATCGATGAGGTCCTCGATCTCGTCGGCCTCCGTGACGTCGAGGGAGAACGTGCGGGTTCCTTTTCGCTCGGTATGCGCAAACGTTTGGGAATCGCAGCAGCACTCTTGGGGGATCCGACGACCTTCATCATGGATGAACCGATCAACGGATTGGATCCAGACGGCATCTTCTGGATGCGCTCCATGATGAGGCACCTCGCAAGCGAGGGAAGAACTGTGTTCGTCTCCAGCCATCTCATGGGCGAAATGGCGCAAACCGCTGACAACCTCGTCGTGATCGATCACGGAAAACTGATAGCACAGTGCACCACCAAGGAATTGGTCGCTCGAAGCAGCCACACCTCGGTGTTGGTGAGGTCATCCGATTCGCCGGCACTCGTCGAACGTATCGCCTCGGCCGGCGGGCATACCGGCGCGCGTGATGACGGCGCACTCACCGTGCGTGATATTTCCGCTCAGCGTGTCGGCGAACTCGCCAATCAGCATCACATCGCGATCTACGAGCTGACACCGGAAGTGGCTACGTTGGAGGAAGCGTTCATGAACCTCACCCACCCTGCAATGACGCCCCACGAGCGGTCGCTGATGCCTCTCGCCACAGAAAGCGCCGCGAGATGA
- a CDS encoding ABC transporter permease has protein sequence MSISAFHDEPAAPAQHLSSLNFVGLLKSEWTKLVSLRSAIWSLSLLVVVTVGFTALFTWFTVAYWDRVDPLAQMQIVADPTRQILGAGFQLGQLAVCVLGVLVMTSEYASGTIRASLLAVPARIPVLAAKSGLFMVVVFVVGELAAFPAFFVGSAVMGSRVSVSLGDPGVLRAVVGAGLYLSVLGVIAIAIGALVRHTAGAVTGIIGFVLVLAPLAQLLPGSIGQHVHAYLPSQAGSLIASPKQAPGDLLSAWQGFGVAVIWTVLLIGFAGYMLRRRDA, from the coding sequence ATGAGTATCTCCGCGTTCCATGACGAACCCGCTGCGCCTGCGCAGCACCTCAGCAGCCTGAATTTTGTGGGATTGCTGAAATCGGAGTGGACCAAACTCGTATCGCTCCGCTCGGCGATCTGGTCCCTGTCGCTGCTGGTTGTCGTCACTGTCGGTTTCACTGCGCTGTTCACGTGGTTTACCGTGGCGTACTGGGACAGAGTCGATCCGCTGGCCCAAATGCAGATTGTGGCCGACCCTACTCGCCAGATTCTCGGCGCCGGTTTTCAGCTCGGACAGCTGGCGGTGTGTGTCCTCGGCGTTCTCGTCATGACCAGCGAGTATGCCAGCGGAACGATCAGAGCGAGCCTGCTGGCGGTTCCTGCGCGGATACCGGTCCTGGCCGCCAAGTCCGGACTGTTCATGGTTGTGGTCTTCGTGGTCGGCGAGCTCGCGGCCTTTCCGGCGTTCTTTGTCGGATCGGCGGTGATGGGGTCGCGTGTGTCGGTGTCGTTGGGTGATCCGGGTGTCCTGCGAGCCGTAGTCGGTGCGGGTCTGTACCTTTCGGTGCTGGGAGTGATAGCGATCGCGATCGGCGCTCTCGTCCGCCACACAGCGGGAGCCGTCACCGGCATCATCGGTTTCGTTCTCGTTTTGGCGCCCCTTGCTCAGCTGCTGCCCGGCAGTATCGGGCAGCACGTCCACGCCTATTTACCCTCGCAGGCCGGGAGCTTGATCGCCTCACCGAAGCAAGCCCCCGGAGATCTGCTCTCGGCATGGCAAGGTTTCGGCGTCGCGGTGATCTGGACCGTACTCTTGATCGGCTTCGCCGGTTACATGCTCAGACGTCGAGACGCGTAG
- a CDS encoding VOC family protein — MMHVRDLDRSVQFYRDVFSCTTGLRTPDSALLLTPDGFHIYMHAKSAFHPVDAGITGVLYIMWSTDSEDEFTQIAERMRAHDASASVSTSDGLTLLDGRDPDGIRIVIAYPSPTQFPREVIAARFRG, encoded by the coding sequence ATGATGCATGTACGCGACTTGGATCGTTCTGTGCAGTTCTATCGTGATGTGTTCTCCTGCACTACGGGCCTGCGCACGCCGGACTCGGCGTTGCTCCTGACCCCTGACGGATTTCACATCTACATGCACGCGAAGTCTGCATTTCACCCCGTCGATGCCGGCATCACCGGAGTCCTCTACATCATGTGGTCCACCGACAGCGAAGACGAATTCACACAGATAGCGGAACGGATGCGCGCGCACGACGCGTCGGCATCAGTCTCGACGTCCGACGGGCTGACGCTTCTCGACGGACGCGACCCGGACGGAATCAGAATCGTCATCGCGTATCCGAGCCCGACGCAGTTCCCGCGCGAGGTGATCGCTGCCCGATTCCGCGGGTAA
- a CDS encoding zinc-dependent alcohol dehydrogenase, producing MRAAVVTEFGAPLVVQDIAIPTPGPDQVLIKIEACGLCHTDIHAAKGDWPAKPTVPFVPGHEGIGVIEAAGENVSRDRIGQRVAIAWLGSACGECDHCVSGWETLCEKQQNSGYSIDGAYAEYAVAQAQYVVRVPDSISSFDAAPLTCAGVTTYKAVKVGGVRPAQRVAIFGVGGLGHMAVQYARIAGGFVTAIDIEDDKLKLAATLGADHTVNSLTEDPVEAIQKLGGADVAIVLAVVPSVFDQAFRSLRRGGRLVCVSMPAHGVFPIPIFDTVVGGISVLGSIVGTREDLREVLELHAAGKTTVSAVSRKLDDVNECFDDILAGRVTARLVFEF from the coding sequence ATGAGAGCAGCAGTAGTGACAGAGTTCGGAGCACCCCTGGTCGTCCAGGACATTGCGATCCCAACGCCTGGGCCGGACCAAGTTCTGATCAAGATCGAAGCCTGCGGACTGTGCCACACCGATATACACGCAGCGAAGGGCGACTGGCCCGCCAAACCCACCGTCCCCTTCGTGCCCGGTCACGAAGGTATCGGAGTGATCGAAGCGGCAGGAGAGAACGTTTCCCGCGATCGTATCGGTCAACGTGTCGCGATCGCATGGCTCGGTTCCGCGTGCGGTGAGTGCGACCACTGTGTCTCCGGATGGGAGACACTGTGCGAGAAGCAGCAGAACAGCGGATACTCCATCGACGGGGCTTACGCCGAATATGCTGTGGCGCAAGCACAGTACGTAGTTCGTGTTCCCGATTCGATTTCGTCGTTCGATGCTGCCCCGCTCACCTGCGCGGGTGTGACCACGTACAAGGCGGTCAAGGTCGGTGGGGTGAGGCCAGCGCAACGTGTCGCGATCTTCGGTGTCGGCGGCTTGGGGCACATGGCAGTTCAATACGCCAGGATCGCCGGAGGTTTTGTCACGGCAATCGACATCGAGGACGACAAGCTCAAGCTCGCCGCAACATTGGGGGCGGACCACACTGTCAACTCACTGACCGAAGACCCCGTTGAAGCGATCCAGAAGCTTGGCGGTGCGGATGTCGCGATCGTGCTGGCGGTCGTTCCGAGCGTCTTCGACCAAGCGTTCCGCTCACTTCGGCGCGGGGGCCGACTGGTCTGTGTCTCGATGCCGGCGCATGGTGTGTTTCCGATCCCGATCTTCGACACCGTCGTCGGGGGTATCTCCGTTCTGGGATCGATAGTCGGCACACGTGAGGATCTGCGCGAGGTGCTCGAGCTTCATGCCGCCGGAAAAACCACCGTATCTGCAGTTTCGCGCAAACTCGACGACGTCAACGAATGCTTCGACGACATTCTCGCCGGCCGTGTCACCGCGCGCCTGGTATTCGAATTCTGA
- a CDS encoding VIT1/CCC1 transporter family protein: protein MTAAPQPAIPDGPDNDSSGPTHDEPHTSGVSSRLNWLRAGVLGANDGIVSVAGLVVGVAALSTDRGPILTAGVAGLVAGAVSMALGEYVSVSTQRDTERALLATERHELDHTPDAELDELIAMYQNKGLSEETARHVAGELTAHDAFAAHVDIELGIDPDALANPISAALSSAISFTVGAMLPLIAILAPPPGVRVPVTFVAVLLALALTGAVSAQLGGASRRRAVVRVVVGGALAMIITYAVGQLLGVAGV from the coding sequence ATGACGGCCGCGCCCCAGCCCGCGATCCCGGACGGACCCGACAACGACAGTAGCGGCCCGACCCACGACGAGCCGCACACCAGTGGCGTGTCGTCACGGCTGAACTGGCTACGCGCGGGCGTACTCGGCGCCAACGACGGCATTGTCTCCGTCGCAGGCCTCGTCGTCGGAGTCGCTGCCCTCTCCACCGATCGCGGCCCGATCCTGACCGCCGGAGTCGCGGGCCTCGTCGCCGGCGCGGTGTCGATGGCACTCGGCGAATACGTCTCGGTAAGCACCCAACGCGACACCGAACGCGCACTGCTGGCCACAGAACGCCACGAACTCGACCACACCCCGGACGCCGAACTCGACGAATTGATCGCGATGTACCAGAACAAAGGCCTGAGCGAAGAAACCGCCCGCCACGTCGCGGGGGAATTGACTGCTCACGATGCCTTCGCCGCACACGTCGACATCGAACTAGGAATCGACCCCGATGCATTGGCCAACCCGATCTCGGCGGCACTGTCATCAGCAATATCGTTCACCGTCGGAGCCATGCTTCCCTTGATCGCGATCCTCGCCCCACCGCCCGGGGTGCGGGTGCCGGTGACGTTCGTCGCTGTTCTGCTTGCGTTGGCTCTGACCGGCGCAGTCAGTGCACAGTTGGGCGGCGCCAGTCGCCGACGCGCGGTGGTTCGCGTGGTCGTGGGAGGGGCCCTGGCAATGATCATCACCTACGCCGTCGGCCAGTTACTCGGAGTGGCAGGGGTCTGA
- a CDS encoding sensor histidine kinase gives MTEPTVPAEPEQTDAIAHSELPDDHIESRAARERTDGLLKAMLVVGAGLDLEQTLRSIVHAAIELVGARYGALGVRGHDDQLTQFVYEGIDELTRARIGPLPTGRGLLGSIVTESQPLRMTTLSSHPSSVGFPPHHPPMNTFLGVPVRVRETVFGNLYLTEKFGGGPFSEEDQAVVEVLASAAGVAIENARLFEESTSRQLWLEATREIGEALLSGVAVEDVLRLIAWQTRQLTGADRTFIAEPVDALSPDSDLVVTVADGNSPEEVVGHVIPAIGSTIGRSFLTRTSIRGEHLEFDVNRGSHMQYGPALVSPLQTPDSVSGVLVALRERNAEPFSEQQLALLTTFADQAAVALQMAYAARRLRELDVLKDRDRIARDLHDSVIQRIFAAGLSLQVTAQQSPSETTKARLAATIDDLQEVVQDVRNAIFHLQGSTLSESTLRARLHDAVDEMSADSSVRITIRVNGPLSVIDQTMADHAVAVIREGVSNTVRHARARTVKVALSISDDIRIDITDDGIGIADSVASSGLDNLRSRATECGGSLTVHKMPSGGTSLVWAVPLP, from the coding sequence ATGACGGAACCCACCGTACCCGCGGAGCCAGAGCAAACCGACGCCATCGCGCACTCGGAGCTGCCCGACGATCACATCGAAAGTCGAGCTGCTCGCGAGAGGACCGATGGGCTACTGAAGGCGATGCTTGTCGTCGGCGCCGGCCTTGATCTGGAACAGACGCTGCGCTCGATCGTGCATGCCGCGATCGAGCTCGTCGGCGCTCGCTACGGCGCACTTGGAGTCCGCGGACACGACGACCAGCTCACACAGTTCGTCTACGAGGGCATCGACGAACTCACTCGCGCCCGCATCGGTCCGCTGCCGACTGGTCGCGGCCTTCTCGGGTCTATCGTGACCGAGTCGCAGCCACTACGAATGACGACACTGTCCTCGCACCCTTCCTCCGTGGGATTCCCGCCCCACCATCCGCCTATGAACACCTTTCTCGGCGTGCCTGTCCGGGTCCGTGAGACCGTGTTCGGAAATCTCTACCTCACCGAGAAATTCGGGGGAGGCCCCTTCTCCGAGGAGGACCAGGCGGTCGTCGAAGTGTTGGCGTCCGCGGCCGGGGTCGCGATAGAAAATGCACGACTGTTCGAGGAATCCACTTCGCGGCAACTCTGGCTCGAGGCAACCCGCGAAATAGGTGAAGCACTGCTCTCGGGAGTCGCTGTCGAGGACGTGCTCCGCCTGATCGCGTGGCAAACTCGTCAACTCACCGGTGCGGACCGCACCTTCATCGCCGAACCAGTCGATGCACTCAGCCCGGACTCCGACCTGGTCGTCACCGTCGCGGACGGCAATTCGCCGGAAGAAGTTGTCGGGCACGTGATTCCGGCGATCGGCTCGACGATCGGCAGGTCCTTCCTCACTCGTACTTCTATCCGCGGCGAACACCTCGAATTCGACGTCAATCGTGGCTCTCATATGCAGTATGGGCCGGCGTTGGTCTCTCCACTGCAGACACCGGACTCGGTCTCGGGTGTCCTGGTGGCGCTGCGAGAGCGAAACGCCGAGCCCTTCAGCGAACAACAACTGGCATTGCTGACCACTTTCGCCGACCAGGCCGCTGTGGCACTTCAAATGGCGTATGCGGCGAGGCGATTACGTGAACTCGACGTGCTCAAGGATCGTGATCGGATCGCCCGCGACCTGCATGACAGTGTGATTCAACGTATCTTCGCCGCCGGCCTCTCGTTGCAGGTCACCGCCCAGCAAAGCCCTTCCGAGACTACGAAAGCTCGATTGGCGGCCACGATCGACGACCTGCAAGAAGTTGTCCAAGATGTTCGCAACGCCATCTTCCACCTGCAGGGCAGCACGCTCTCGGAGTCGACACTGCGAGCCAGACTGCACGATGCCGTCGACGAAATGTCCGCGGATTCATCCGTGCGCATCACTATTCGCGTGAACGGTCCTCTGTCGGTCATCGACCAGACCATGGCCGATCACGCGGTGGCGGTGATCAGGGAGGGAGTCAGTAACACCGTTCGCCATGCCCGAGCACGGACTGTGAAAGTCGCGCTCTCGATCAGCGACGACATCCGAATAGACATCACCGACGACGGCATCGGCATCGCCGATTCGGTGGCGTCGAGTGGACTCGACAACCTCCGCAGTCGCGCCACCGAGTGCGGAGGTTCATTGACTGTCCACAAGATGCCCAGCGGTGGGACCTCCCTGGTGTGGGCGGTTCCGCTGCCGTAG
- a CDS encoding SDR family NAD(P)-dependent oxidoreductase yields the protein MTITLITGGNRGLGHEIARRLVQAGQTVWIGARDAENGRKAADRLGADFVQLDVTDDASVDAAVKTLRARVGHLDILINNAGILGEVTAPEDMTVDQIGHVYETNVFGLVRVTHAFLPLLRKAAAPSVVNVTSGLGSFTLTHDPERVESQYPLAAYGSSKSAVTMLTTQYARTIPDVRFNAVDPGQTATEFTGHIGQSVEEGAEAAVRIATLGPNTPTGTVTDRTGVLPW from the coding sequence GTGACCATCACACTGATCACCGGCGGCAACAGGGGTCTCGGCCACGAGATCGCGCGCAGACTCGTCCAGGCGGGCCAGACGGTCTGGATCGGAGCCCGGGACGCTGAGAACGGACGCAAGGCCGCCGACCGGCTCGGCGCCGACTTCGTCCAGCTGGACGTGACCGACGACGCGTCGGTCGACGCGGCGGTCAAGACGCTGCGCGCACGGGTCGGCCACCTGGACATTCTCATCAACAACGCCGGCATCCTCGGTGAAGTCACGGCCCCCGAGGACATGACGGTCGACCAGATCGGCCACGTCTACGAAACCAACGTCTTCGGACTGGTGCGCGTCACGCACGCGTTCCTGCCCCTGCTGCGGAAAGCGGCCGCCCCGTCCGTCGTCAACGTCACCAGCGGCCTCGGCTCGTTCACGCTGACCCACGACCCTGAGCGGGTCGAGTCGCAGTATCCGCTCGCCGCCTACGGCTCGTCAAAGAGCGCGGTCACCATGCTGACCACGCAGTACGCCAGAACAATCCCCGACGTCCGCTTCAACGCGGTAGACCCCGGGCAGACCGCGACCGAATTCACCGGCCACATCGGGCAGAGCGTCGAGGAGGGCGCCGAGGCAGCGGTGCGTATCGCCACCCTTGGGCCCAACACGCCCACCGGCACGGTGACCGACCGCACCGGCGTGCTCCCCTGGTGA
- a CDS encoding putative quinol monooxygenase encodes MTATPTGYVTVVWDAKAKAGREAELKAFITAAVTPSRNDPGNIDYEAHEIEGRPCEFVIYERWETRAHLDAHLAAPRMRELVPQMLELIDGSIEDGIRLLRPFRPTH; translated from the coding sequence ATGACCGCAACACCTACCGGCTACGTGACCGTCGTCTGGGACGCAAAGGCGAAGGCCGGCAGGGAGGCCGAGCTCAAGGCGTTCATCACCGCCGCCGTCACCCCCTCGCGCAACGACCCCGGCAACATCGACTACGAGGCCCACGAAATCGAGGGCAGACCCTGCGAATTCGTCATCTACGAACGCTGGGAGACACGCGCCCACCTCGACGCCCACCTCGCTGCACCCCGGATGCGGGAACTTGTCCCGCAGATGCTCGAACTGATCGACGGATCCATCGAGGACGGCATCCGCCTCCTGCGCCCGTTCCGTCCCACCCACTAG
- a CDS encoding alpha/beta fold hydrolase: MPFVTASDGTEIFYKDWGSGRPIMFHHGWPLSSDDWDSQLLFLVQRGYRVIAHDRRGHGRSAQVGHGHDMDHYAADAAAVVAHLGLRDVVHVGHSTGGGEVARYVARHGAGRVAKAVLIGAVPPLMVQTESNPEGLPIEVFDGFREAVVTNRSQFYLDLASGPFYGFNRPGADISQGVIQNWWRQGMTGSAQAHYEGIKAFSETDFTDDLRAIDVPTLIMHGDDDQIVPITNSAETAVTLVKNARLKVYPGQSHGMCTVNADTVNADLLSFIES, translated from the coding sequence ATGCCGTTCGTCACCGCCAGCGACGGAACCGAAATCTTCTACAAGGACTGGGGCTCGGGCCGGCCGATCATGTTCCACCACGGCTGGCCGCTGAGCTCGGACGACTGGGACTCCCAGCTGCTCTTCCTCGTCCAGCGGGGCTACCGTGTCATCGCCCACGACCGCCGCGGGCACGGGCGCTCCGCCCAGGTCGGCCACGGGCACGACATGGACCACTACGCAGCGGACGCCGCCGCCGTGGTGGCGCACCTCGGCCTGCGCGACGTCGTCCACGTCGGCCACTCCACCGGTGGTGGAGAGGTCGCCCGGTACGTTGCCAGGCACGGTGCGGGGCGGGTCGCCAAGGCCGTCCTCATCGGAGCGGTCCCGCCGCTCATGGTCCAGACCGAATCGAACCCGGAAGGGTTGCCGATCGAGGTCTTCGACGGCTTCCGCGAGGCCGTGGTTACCAACCGCTCCCAGTTCTACCTCGACCTCGCCTCCGGGCCGTTCTACGGGTTCAACCGCCCGGGCGCGGACATCTCCCAGGGCGTCATCCAGAACTGGTGGCGCCAGGGAATGACCGGCAGCGCGCAGGCGCACTACGAGGGGATCAAGGCATTCTCGGAGACCGACTTCACCGACGACCTCCGGGCGATCGACGTGCCCACGCTCATCATGCACGGCGACGACGACCAGATCGTCCCGATCACCAACTCCGCCGAGACGGCGGTCACGTTGGTCAAGAACGCGCGTCTGAAGGTCTACCCGGGGCAGTCGCACGGCATGTGCACCGTGAACGCCGACACCGTCAACGCCGACCTCCTCAGCTTCATCGAGAGCTGA